The genomic segment GAGCGACTGCCGCATTTCCGACCCGGCCCCGGTCGCCACGACGAGCGGGGCCACGCCGGCGATAAAGGCGAGGGAGGTCATCAGGATCGGGCGGAGCCGCATCCGCGCGGCGTGGACCGCCGCCTCACCCGCCTCGACGCCGTCCTCGTCCTGCCGCTGCTTCGCGAACTCCACGATTAGGATTGCGTTCTTGGCCGCCAGCCCGAGCAGTACCACGAACCCGATCTGGGCCAGGATGTCGATTGGCATGCCCCGGATGTTGAGCCCGGTCATCGCCGCGAGCAGGCACATGGGCACGATCAGCACGATCGCCAGCGGGGTCGTCCAGCTCTCGTACTGGGCCGCGAGCACGAGGAACACGAACAGGGCGGACGCCGCGAAGATCGCGATCGTCGGGATGCCCTGCTGCTCCTGCTGGTGCGAGAGCTCGGTCCACTCGAACGCGACCCCGGGCGGGAGCGTCTCCTTGGCCAGCGCCTCCAAGCGCTTCATGGCCGTGCCCGAAGAGACCCCGGGGGCCGCCGCGCCCAGGACCTCGGCCGCCGGGTACAGGTTGTACCGGGGCACCCGGTACGGCGAGGTCTTGTCCTTGAAGGCGGCCACCGTGCCGAGCGGCACCATCTCGCCGGTCGCGTTGCGGACCTTGAGCCGGGCGATGTCCGCCGGGGTCCGGCGGAACGTCTCGTCCCCCTGCGCGATGACTTGGTACGTGCGGCCCAGGTAGTTGAAGTCGTTCACGTACTGCGACCCGAGGTAGAGCTGGAGCGTGGAGAACACGTCGGGCGGGGTCAGGCCCACCTTCTCGGCCTTCAGCCGGTCGATGTCGGCGTACACGGCCGGCGCGCCCGCGTTGTAGAGGGTGAAGACGCCGGCAAAGGCCGGGTCCTGGTTGGCCGCCGCTACGAGGTCGTTGGTCGCCTTGGCGAGGGCCTGCGGCCCCAACTCGCCCCGATCCTCGAGCATCAGCTTGAACCCGCCGGCCGCCCCCAGCCCCTGCACCGCGGGCGGGTTGACCACGATGATGTAAGCGTCCTTGATGCCGGCCAGCCGCTCGCGTAGCCGGGGCAGCATCTCCGCGGCGCTGGTCCCGGGGATGTGCTCGCCGTACAGCGACGGCAGGGAGGTGAACACCGTGCCCACGTTGGGCGCGACGGTGGAGGTCGTCACGTCGAACCCGACCGCCGGTGACGTGTGCTTGACGCCCGGGGTGTTCAGGGCGATCTCGTTCACCTCGCGAACCACCTTGTCGGTGCGGTCGAGGCTCGAGCCCGGGGGCAGCATGACGATGATGGCCTGGTACCCGATGTCCTGTTCCGGGATGAACCCGGTGCTCATCCGCGACATCTGGTACCCGGTCAGCCCGATCAGCCCGAGGTACAGCACCAGCATGACGCCGGTCGCACGGACGAACCGGCCGGTCAGGTTGCCGTACCGCGTCGACAGCCACTCGAAGCTCGTGTTGAAGAGACCGAACGCGAACCGCGGGATCCGAGCGAGGCCGCGGGGCTTCTCGTGCCCCGCGTGGTGCGGCTTCAACAGGACCGCGCAGAGGGCCGGGCTGAGCGTGAGGGAGACGAAACACGAGATCACGGTGGACGCGGCGATGGTGATCGCAAATTGTTTAAAGAACAGCCCCGAGATGCCAGAGATGAAAGCCGTCGGGCCGAACACGGCACACAGCGTCAGGGCGATGGCGATGAGCGCCCCGGACACCTCGTCCATCGAGCGGTGCGCCGCCTCTTTGGGCGACATGCCGAGGGCCATGTTGCGCTCGACGTTCTCGACCACGACGATAGCGTCGTCCACCACGATGCCCACGGCCAGCACCAGGCCGAACAGCGACAGGTTGTTGATCGACGCGCCGAACAGGGCGAGGATCGTGAAGGTGCCGACGAGCGAGATCGGGATCGCGACCACCGGGATGATCGTCGCCCGCCAGTTCTGGAGGAACACGTACACCACGACCACCACGAGGAGGATCGCCTCGAAGATGGTGCGGATCACGGCCTCGATCGACTGGCTCACGAACGTGGTCGGGTCGTAGATGTTGATGTAATCCATGCCGGGCGGGAAGTTCTTCTTGAGCTCCGCCATCTTGTTCCAGACCGCGTGCTCCACCTCGACCACGTTCGCCTCGGGCGTGGCGATGACCCACCACGGGGCGGACACGTGGCGGTCCGCGTAGGCGATGGACCCGTAGTCCACCGAGCCCAGTTCGACGCGGCCGATGTCGCGGATGCGGGTGACGCGCCCCTGGGCGTCCGATTTCACGATGATGTCGGCGAACTGGTCGGGGGTGGCGAGCCGGCCGAGCACCTCGACGTTGATCTGCCAGGCCGCGTTGCTCGAGACCGGCGGCTGGTTCAGCACGCCCGCCGACACCTGGGCGTTCTGGGCGCGGAGCGCGGCCAGGATCTCGCTCGCGCTGATGTTGGAGATGGCGGCCTTGTCCGGGTCGATCCAGACCCGCATGGCGTACTGGCGCTCGCCCAGCATCCAGAAGTCCGACACCCCCGGGAGCCGCGCGATCTCCTCCCGGACGCGGAGCATGTAGTTGGACATGTACTCGGCGCTCCGGGACCCGTCCGGCGAGTACACGTGGACGCCGAGCAACAAAGCCTGGATGGTCTTCTTCACCTGCACGCCCTGGAGCTGGACCTCCTGGGGCAGCCGGGACAGCGCGTCCTGGACCCGGTTCCGCGTCAGCATGAGGGCCGTGTTCGGGTCGGTGCCGATCTTGAAGATGACCGTGATGGTGAGCCGCCCGTCGCTCGTCGACTGGCTGATGATGTAGTCCATGTTCTCGACGCCGTTGACCGCCTGTTCGAGCGGGGTGGCCACGGTGCGGGCGATGGTCTCGGCAGAGGCACCCGGGTACGAGGTCGTGATCTGGACCGTCGGCGGGACGATGTTCGGATACTGGGCCACCGGCAGGGCCGTCATCGTCGCCAGCCCGAACAGCATGACGAAGACGTTGAGCACGGTCGCGAAGCGCGGGCGGTCGATGAAGAAGTGCGTCAGTTTCATAGCTCGTGGTGCTTTCAAAAGGCCGCGTCGCGATCGGGCATCTTCGGCGCCCGGGGGCGCTCCGCTCACGCTTCGTCGGCGGGGAATCGGCCCCCCTGTTGGGCGGCCGGGGGCACGGAACCGCCTCGCCTTAGTCCCGACCCGGGTTCAACCGGATCGCCCCGGCGGTCGTCGCAACCTTCTGCCCCGGCCGGACGGTGGGAATGCCCTCGACGACCACGCGGTCGGTGGGGTCCAGCCCGGACCGGACGACCCGCAGTCCGCCCCGGAGGTCGCCCACCTTGACGACCTTGGGCGCCACCGTCCCGTCCGTCCCGACCGTCATCACGACGTGCTGCGACTGGTCGGGCAGCACCGCGGAGTCGGGCACGAGCAGGCCGGGCGCGGCCGGCCCCAGCGCCACGCGGACGCGGGCGAAGCCGCCCGGCCGCAGGAGCAGGTCGGAGTTGGGCACGGTGGCCCGGGCGCGGATCGTGCCGCTCGACCGGTTGAGGGCGTTGTCGAGGAAGTCCAGCGTCCCCGTGCGACTGAAGGTGGTCTCGTCGCTGAGGGAGATCTCCACGGTGTCGGCGAGCGGCGACGGCTGGCTCCCGCGGGCGCGGAGGAAGGCCATGTAGTCGGCCTCGCTCATGTCGAAGTTCAGGTAGACCGACTCCAGAGACACGAGCGTGGCGAGGAGGGTGGTGGGGCTGCCCGCCGCGCGGCTGCCGGCGATCAGGTTGCCGACCGAGACGAGGTGGGTGCCGATGCGACCCGAGAACGGGGCGGTGATGCGGGTGCGGCCCAGGTCGAACCGGGCGTCCCGGATCAGTGCCTCGGCGGCGGCCACCGCGGCGACCGCCACGTGGCGCTCCGCGACCCGCTGGTCGTAGGTCTGGCGGGAGTCGACGCCGGCGCGGATGGACGTCTCGGCCCGTTCCATCTCGCGTTCCGCGAGCTCGACCCGCGCCTTCGCGCTCTCGAGCTGGGCCTTGGCCTGGCTCAACCGGATCTCGTAGGGCTCCGGGTCGATGACGAACAGCAGGTCGCCCTTCTTCACGACGTCGCCGTCCTTGAAGCTGATCTGGGCGAGCGTGCCGCCGACCTGGGCGCGGATCTCCAGGTGTTCCACGCCCGAGAACTGACCCAGGAACTGCAGTTTCGCCTCGACGTCGTGCTGGAGGGGCGGGCTGACGGCGACGGACACCAGCGGGGGTGCGGGCGGGGCGGGCTTTTCGGTCGCGGCCGCGAACGCCTCCTTGTTCCAGACGGCGGCGGCCGCACTCCCGGCGACCACGACCCCCACGCCGAGCCACGTTTTGATGACCCGCCAGCCCGAGTTCGGGGCCGCGTTCGGCGACCCGGATTCTCGCGTGTTGATTGTGTTTTCCATGACATTCCTCGCTTGGGGCCTGCCGCTGACCGCATCGCTCGCATCGGCGATGTCTCGCGGCCGACGAAACCCTCTACTGGGCCGCGCAGGGATAGATTACAGCAGACCGCTATATTTCCCAAAATTTAGATAATCGGTGACCGCTAAAAAAGTCCGGGCGTACAATGGGACCGTGTCGGGAGTGGGCCGCAGCGGCTGACAGAATCGCGGGAATGAAAAGCCGGGGAGCCGTTCGTCTCTCAAAATCAGGCCCTTCCGCACACCGCCGAGAATTGTCTCCGAGGGCGGCAGAACGGCACTCAATCGGGTACGCCACCAGGTCGCACGGGCCGGGCGACTGGCGCGGGCCGGCGGATCGAAGGGGAGGACGCGATGAAGAAGTCGAAGGTCGAAACGGCGAAGACCCGGGAGCGGATCGTGCAGGCCGCGGCCCAGGAGTTCCGCCGCAACGGGATCCAGCAGACCGGCGTGGCGGAGATCATGGCCGCCGCCGGCCTCACACAGGGCGGCTTCTACCGCCACTTCGACTCGAAAGATCAGCTCGTCGCCGAGGCGTGTGCCGCGAGTATGAGCGACCGCGCGCGGGCGGCCAACACGGCCGCACAACTGGGCGACGACGCGTTCCTGAAGCACCTCGAAGAGTTCCTGTCGTGCGAGAACCGCGACAACTGGTCGAGGGGGTGCAGCCTCGTCTTCCTCGGGAGCGAGCTGGCCCGGGCCGACCCGGACACGCGGCGCGCGGCCGCACAGGGCTACACCGCGATCGTGGACGTCATGGCCAAACAGAGCCACGCCAAGGACCCGGCGGCGGCAAAGGCCGAGGCCATGTTCGCGCTGTCGGCCATGATCGGTGCGGTCACCCTGTCGCGGATCGTGGACGACCCGGAGCTGTCGGTCCAGATCCTCGAAGTGGCCAAGAAAATCTTGGCAACAATTCGAACCAAGGCGGGTCCGGCGAAGCGCCCGGCCGCGCCGAAATAGGACGCCGTCCGTCCGGTCCCGGCGGAGAAACGAACGTCCGCTTCGGGCGCCCCCGGCGGACGCCCGCGACCGTTGCTCGGATGTGTTCACGAGATCCATTTCGCTATGTCGGGATTCGCGGTTAGGGGTGCTTGGGTGAGGTCCGGACCTCCCTCCGCTCCCCGGCACGCCGGATGACGGGGCGTGCGAAGCTGCTGCCGCAGCTCCGAATAAGCCCTCACAAGGGCTTCGAGCGGGAACCCCCTGTTGAGCCCGCTCGGGTTGGGAAGAACCCACGCGACCGCCCCCGCGAACGCCGGCTGCAACCCCCAATCGACGTCGGGCCGCCCGATCATGGCGCAGTACGCGCGTTTCCCGAGGAAGGCGACCGAACGCGGGGCGTAACGCCGCACCTTGGCCTCGAACCCGCGCCGCGCCCGTCTAAACTCGTCCGGCGTCACCTCGCCGGCCCGCTTGGCCGGTCGGCGCACGACGGCGGTGATGCCGCACCCGAACTCGAGCAGCCGGCGCTCGTCCCGCGGGTCGAGGCGCTCGTCGGTGAACCCGCTGAGGTGCAGCACCGGCCAGAAGCGGTTGCTCGGGTCAGAAAAGTTGTGGCCCGCCGCCGCGGCGGTCGCGGCCGGGTTGATGCCGCAGAAAATCACGTCGAGGTTCGGGGCAAGGACGTCCGGCTCGTACCCGATCGCACCGTCCATGTTGTCCTCACGCCACGTACCGGGTGTTGAGGGCGTCACCGGCCACGCCCTCCAGTCGGAGCAGAAGCGCCTTCGCGGCGAGCCCGCCCGCGTACCCCGTCAGCTTGCCGGACGTGCCGATCACCCGGTGGCACGGGCCGATGATCGCGATGGGGTTCTTCCCGTTGGCCGCGCCCACCGCGCGGACGGCCTTGGGCCGCCCGAGCTGCCGCGCGAGGTCGGCGTAACTGCGGGTCTCGCCGAACGGGATGTCGAGCAGCGCCCGCCACACCCGTTGCTGGAACGGGGTGCCGACGACGAAGTCGAGCGGGACCGTGAACTCTTTGCGAGTGCCCGCGAAGTACTGGCCGAGTTGCCGCTCCGTTTCGAGGAGCACCGGGTGGTTGGCGTCTTCCGGACCGGTCGGGATCGGCACCCGGCGCGGGTCCTCGTCTTCCCAGAGGACCGCCACCAACCCGCGATCGCTCCCCACGAGCGTGAGCTCGCCGATGGGAGATTTCATCGACTTGTGGACGTAGCTCATCGGGACTCCTGTTCGTTAGCGCCGGTTGGTGTGCGGGGTGCGTGCCCGGTCGATCTTTCGGGCTCGGATCGCACGAGTGATAACGGGCGGGCGTCAGAATGGCCTTTCCGCTGTACCCGGCCGCGAGAGCGATCGCGTCGGGTCCCGTATTAGGGGCCCGGCGGCCCGGCTCCTGCGCGGAACGGTTAGTGGCCCGCCGTGCGGCCGCCGTCGATGTACGAGATCTCGCCCGTCACGAAGTCCGAGTCTTCGAGGTACAAGACCGCCCGAACGACGTCGGAGACCTCGCCGTACCGGTTGAGCGGGGCGAAGGACTTCTTCCCCTCGAGCGACCCCGGGTCGTGCAGCGGCGTTCGGATGATGCCGAGCGAGACGGCGTTCACGCGGATCTTGTCCGCGGCCAGTTCCATCGCGAGGCCCCGGGTCGCGGCGACGCACGCGCCCTTCGACAGGGACGCGAGGACCGCCGGTACGCCCTGGAGGGCGTGCTCGACCAGGCTCGTGCTGACCTGGACGATGTGGCCGCCGGTGCCCTGTTCCTGCATCACCTCCACCGCCGCCTGGGTGGTGAAGAAGACGCTGTCGAGGTTGGTCGCCATCACCCGCCGGTACAGCTCCTCGCTGATGGTCGTTATCGCGCCGGGGCGCCAGATGCCCGCGTTGTTGATGAGCGTGTCGACGCGCCCGAAGCACCGGACCGCGGTCTCGATCAGCGTCCGAGCGATCGCGGGCTCGCCGATGTCGCCGGGGACCGTGACGTAGTCGGGGTCCCCGGACTGGCGGATCGAGCGCGAGTTCCCGACCACGCGCCAGCCGCGCGCCCGGTACGCTTGAACGAACCCGTCGCCAAGCCCCCGCGACGCGCCCGTTACGACGAGAACCTTTCGGTCCGTGCTACTCGTGGCCATTGTGCCCCGTGCTCCTGTGGTTCGGGTGTGCTCAGCCGACTTTCAGCGTTGAAAGGACGTCGAACCCGATTCCGGAGACGAGCTGCCCCTGGATCGGTTTGAGGGCCGCGTTGGCCGCGTCGGCCCCGTAAGGCGCCCCGACCAGGACGCGGTCCGGGCGCTGGCCGGCGGGCGTCGCGATCAGCACGACGAGGGCTTTCGTCACGTCCTGCGGGTCGGGCGCGTCGGCGCTGCTGAAGACGCCGTGGAGGAACTCGGCGAACCGGCCCGGGAGGGCGGCGACGTCGCCGTACCCCGCCGCCCGGCCCCCGTCCGCGGGCTTCTGGATCGCGGCGTACAGGTTGGTCTGGTACGCGCTCGGCTGGACCAGCACGACGTCGACGCCGAGCTGCGAGAGCTCGTACCGGTAGCTGTCGGTCAGCGCCTCCACCGCGTGCTTGGACGCACCGTAGAGGCCCATGAACGGGATGGTGACGCGGCCGAGGATCGAGCCGACGTTGACGATCAGGCCCGACTTGGTTTTGCGCATAGCGGGCAGCGCGGCGCGGGTGACCCGCTGGATGCCGAACACGTTGACCTCGAACAGGTCGCGCACCTGCTCGGGGGTGTACGTTTCCGAGACGCCCTGCGAGAACAGGCCGGCGTTGTTGACGAGGACGTCGAGCGTCCCGCCCGTCTTCTGGAACAGGGCCGCGAAGGCCGCGTCGACGCTCGCGTTGTTCGTGACGTCGAGTTCGAGCGTCTCGATCCCCTTGGCCCGCAGCGCTTCGGCCGGGACGCGGTGGCGCGTGTTCACGTCGCGCATCGTCGCGAACACGTGGTGCCCGGCCGCGGCCAGGGCCTTGGCCGCGTCGTTCCCGAAGCCGTTCGAGGCACCGGTGATGAGGATCGTTTTGCGCAAGTTGTAACTCCTTCTTTCATTTCACTTGGTTGAGTAACACGTCCCGTGGCAGTCTCTCGCTCGGTCTCCGCAATCGGACCATTCCCCGCCGCTCCCGATCGGCGGGGGGTAAAGCCACGCGCTACCTCCGGCCGCCGGCGCGCGGCCCTCGTCAACTCGCGACCCGTGGCCCGACCGGTGTCAGGTGGCCGCCTTCATGCGGTTGACCGTCTCTTCGGTGGTCCAGATCGCGTTGCACATGAAGCGGTAGTTGACCATCGCGGCCTGGTAGGCGTCGCCCTCTTCGTTCCGCCCGCCAGCGATGGCGTCGCGCACCACCGCGATCTCGAACCCGGCTTCGATGAGGTCGCGCACGTGGTTTTCCAGGCACAGGTTCCCGACCGGCCCCGCCACGATCGCCTGCTCGACGTGCCGCATGCGGAGCTGCTTGATGAGATCGTTCGAGTGGCACGACAGGCCCTTGTGGGGCGACGTGTTGGCCGTCTTCCCGTCCATGAGGTACTTCTTGTACCGCTCCGGGTAGTCGGCCCCGGACCCGTTGAACCCGTCCAGGTCGACGGGGTCCTTGCGGCCGACGAAGCCCGCGGGGAGGTTCGCGAGGTAGTCCGCGATCGCGCCCCCCGCGGCGACCCACTGGCGGTCGGTCGGGTAGTAGTAGTGCGGCGAGTGGATCACGTAGTAGCCGTGCTCCTGCGCGCACTTCATCAGCTCCTCGAGGTGGTCGAGCACCTTGTGAGCCTTCAGGCTGTCCGCGATCATCGGGTAGTAGCTGCCGGTTTCCGCCAGGAACTCGTTCTGGATGTCCGCCAGCACCAGGGCCGTGCGCTTCTTGTCGAGCCGCATCTCGGGGTTGCGGTGGGTGAATGTAAACACGGCAAAACTCCTTAACTGTATGAGAGTTCCGAAAGGCTCTGTGCCGGCCAACCCGACGACAGGTCACGCGTCGCCGGTTCAGCCGCGGTTGCAGTCTGACAGGCACCGGCTCCTCACGAGAGGGCTCGGAGGGCGGCCTCCTTGACCGCGCTCATCGCAGCGACGTAAGGGAGGTGACCGTAGCTGATGCGGGCCACCCCGAGGGCCGCCAGTCGCTCCTTCGGAGGCACGCCGTCCATCACCAGGACGTTGACCGGAAGCGAAACGCCGTCGCAGATGCGGCCGATCAGGGCCTCGTCGCGTAACCCGGGCACGAAGAAGCCGGACGCGCCCGCGTCGGCGTAGGCCCGCGCGCGCTTCAGGGCTTCGTCGATCGACCTGGCGGGGTCGCCCGTCTGCCCGAGGAACAGGTCCGTGCGCGCGTTGATGAAGAGCCCGACGCCCTTCTTCTCGGCGGCCCCGCGGATGGCCTCGATCCGGCACACCTGGCGGTAGCCCGGGTACAGGCCGGTGCCCTTCACGACGCGGTCCTCGAAGTTGATCCCGACCACCCCGAGGTCGATGAGCCGCGACACGTTTTCGGCCACCGCGTCGCTGTCCTCGCTGTAGCCGCCTTCGAAGTCCGCGGTCACGGGGACGTCGATCGCGCCCGCGATGCGTGCGACGACCCGCTCCACCAGTTCGAGCGGGATGTGTTCGCCGTCCCGGTAGCCCTGTGCCTCCGCGACGGCCCAACTGCTGGTCGCGACGGCCTTCGCGCCCGCTTCGGCTACGGCCTTGGCCGAGCCGGCGTCCCAGGCGTTGTAAAGCACCACCGGGGACCCTTTGACGTGGAGGGCCGCGAACTGTGCGGCCTTTTCGCGCTGGCTCATACCGTGCTCCGTTCGGGACGGTTGTTCACCGTTTCACGCTTCAGAATCCGGCGCGTGTCGCGGGCCGATCGGGACCGGCTCCGCGACCGCGCCGGCACCATTTCCGTCTCGTTCATGTTTGGCCACCCGGGCTGGCCCCGCGCTCCGCGAGGCGACGGACGACGGAGTAGAAGACCGGCGTCAGGACGAGGCCGAAGAAGGTAACCCCGAGCATCCCGGCGAAGACGGCCGTGCCGAGGGTGCGCCGCATCTCGGCCCCGGCCCCGTGGGCGATGACCAGCGGGAACACCCCGAGCACGAACGCGAAGCTCGTCATCAGGATCGGTCGCAAGCGGACCTTGGCGGCCTCGACTGCGGCGTCGAACCGGGTCGCGCCCTCGTGCTCGCGGTCCCGCGCGAACTCGACGATCAGGATGGCGTTCTTACACGCCAGGCCCACGAGCACCACGAACGCGACCTGGACGAAGATGTCCACGGCCAGGTGGGCCAGGAAGACGCCGGCCAGCGCGCTGAGCACGCACATGGGCACCACGAGGACGACCGCCAGCGGCAGCGACCAGCTCTCGTACAGGCCGGCCAGCACGAAGAACACCAGCACCGCGCCGAGTACGAACGCGCTCAGCGGGTTCTGCCGCAGGTCCCGGAACCGGTCCGCCCGCGCGGCCTGCTTTTGCAGGTAGTTCACCTCGGTCCACTCCGCGAACATGGACGCCGGCAGCTCCTCGGCTGCCAAGCCGTCCATTTTCCGAAGGACGTCGCTGGTGCTGGCCCCCGGTTGCCAGGAGCCGGTGACCGGGGCCGCCGTGAACGTGTTGTACCGCGTGACCGTCGTCGGTCCGACGGCGTCCCGGAACACGGCCACCGCCCCGAGCGGCACCATGTCCCCGTCAGCGTTTCGGACCTTGAGCTGGCGGACCGCGTCCGCGTCCGCCCGGAACGGCATGTCGGCCTGGATGTTCACCTGCCAGGTCCGACCGAAGCGGTTGAAGTCGTTCACGTAGTAGCTGCCCAGGTACCCCTGCAGGGTGTCGAACACGTCGGACAGGGTCACCCCCATCGCCTTCGCCTTCTCCCGGTCGATGTCCATGTGCAACTGGGGCGTCCGGGCGCGGAACCCGTTGAACACGCCGACGAGGTCGGGCTCCCGGTTGGCCCGGGCCGCCAGGCCGTCGGCCCGGGCCTGGAGGGCCTCGTAGTCCACGTCACCGGTGGCCTCGACCATCAGTTTGAACCCGCCCGCGTTGCCCAGACCGCGGACCGCGGGCGGGGCGAAGACGAGCACCCGGGCCTCCGGGACCTCCTGCCTCAGCCGCGCCCGGAGGCGGCCGATGATCGCCTCGGCGGAGCGCGCCTCGTCCCGGCGAGCGGCGAACGGCTCGAGGATGACGAACATGTTCGCGTAGTTAGGGCCGTTGGCGTTCAGGATCAGCGAAGTTCCCGGGACCGCGAACGTGTGGGCGACCCCGGGCGTCTCCAAGCAGACCTTCTCCACCGAGGCGGTCGCCTCGACCGTGCGCTCCAGCGAGGCCGCGTCGGGCAACTGGACGTTCACAACCAGGTACCCCCGGTCCTGGACCGGGATGAACCCGCCGGGGGCGCGGGCGAAGCCGACGCCCGTCAGGGCGAGCAGACCGACGTAGACGAGGAGCACGATCGCGGAGAGTCGGAGGCACCACCCCACGCCCGTTCCGTACACCTGGTTCGCCCACTCGAAGGCCCGGTTGAACGCGCGAAACCCCCTGCCCAGGACCGCGTTCACGGGCCGGATGACGAGCCTCCCGACCACGCCCCCGGCGACCGCACCGGGCAGGAAACACGCGAGCGAGGCGCCCCATTCGCGGGCCGCGCCCGCCAGACCGACCGGGGCATCGCCCGTTGGCCCCCCGGCCGGAAGACCCAGTTTCGGTCCCAGCACCGGCTCCACCAGCCAGACCGTCACGAACCCGCCGAGCAGGGCGAAGCTCCACCAGGGCAGCGCTTCCTTCTCCTGGTCGCCGTGGGCACCGGGCTTGCGGCCGCCAAAGATCCACGCGGCCCGGGCCGGCGTCAGGGTCATGGCGTTGATGGCCGAGATCAGCATCGTCACCGAGATGACCAGCGCGAACTGGCGGAAGAACTGGCCGGTGATCCCGCCGAGGAACGCGCTCGGCAGGAGCACCGAACTGAGCACCAGGGTGATGGCGACGATCGGCCCGGTGATCTCCTGCATGGCCCGGATCGTGGCCTCGCGGACGGGCAGCCCCTTCTCCAGCCAGCGCTCGATGTTCTCCAGCACGACGATCGCGTCGTCGACCACGATGCCGATTGCCAGCACCAGCCCGAACAGGGTCAGGTTGTTGAGGGTGAACCCCATCAGCCCCATCACGACGAAGGTGCCGACCAGGGACACCGTCACGTCGATGACCGGCAGGAGCAGGGCCTTCCAGTCCTGCAGGAACAAGAGGATGACGATCGCCACCAGCACGATCGCGTCGCGGAGCGTGTGGAACACCTCCGCGACGGACTCGCGGATGAACGGGGTGGTGTCGTAGATGACGGCGTAATGCAGCCCCTTGGGGAGCCGGGGCTCCAGCTCGCGCAGCTTGGCCTTGATGCCGTCGGCGGTGTCCAGGGCGTTCGCACCGGGCAGCAGGAACACGATCATGGCTGGCGACGGCTTGCCGTCGAGCCGCCCGACCGTGTCCTGGTTCCGCGCCCCCAGTTCCACCCGGGCGACGTCCCGGAGGTACGTGATCTCCCCGCTCGGCCCGGTCTTGAGGACGATTTGGGCGAACTGTTCGGTCTCGGTCAGTCGGCCGAGGGCAGTCAGCGTGTACTGGAAGTCTTGCCCGGCGCCGATCGGCGGCTGGCCCAGTTGCCCGGCCGCAACGTGGACGTTCTGCTCCCGGAGTACCCGCAGCACGTCGGTCACCGTCAGGTCCCGCGACTGGAGCTTGTCCGGGTCCAGCCAGACCCGCATGCTGTAGTCGCGCTGGCCCAGGATCGTCACGTCGCCGACCCCCGGCGCCCGGGCCACGACGTCCCGCAGGTGGATCGTGGCGTAGTTGCTCATGTAGAGCGAGTCGTAGGACGGTCGGCCGGTCGCCGGGTCGTCGTCGGACGTCAGGTTGATCCCGAGCAGGACGTCCGGCGACCGCTTCTTCACCGCCACCCCGATCGCTTGGACCACCGGAGGCAGGGTCGGCTGGGCGATTGCGACGCGGTTCTGGACGAGCACCTGCGCCAGGTTGACGTCGGTCCCCATTTCGAATGTCACGTCCAGGGTGTACGAGCCGTCGGTGTTGCTCTGCGACGACATGTACATCATCCCCTCGACCCCGACGACCTGTTGCTCGATCGGGGCGGCGACGGTGTCGGCCACGATGCGGGCGCCGGCCCCGGGGTAGCTGGCCGTGACGCGCACGGTCGGGGGCTGGATCTCCGGGTACTCCGCGACCGGCAGGAAGCCCGCCGCCACGGCCCCGAGCA from the Frigoriglobus tundricola genome contains:
- a CDS encoding SDR family NAD(P)-dependent oxidoreductase codes for the protein MATSSTDRKVLVVTGASRGLGDGFVQAYRARGWRVVGNSRSIRQSGDPDYVTVPGDIGEPAIARTLIETAVRCFGRVDTLINNAGIWRPGAITTISEELYRRVMATNLDSVFFTTQAAVEVMQEQGTGGHIVQVSTSLVEHALQGVPAVLASLSKGACVAATRGLAMELAADKIRVNAVSLGIIRTPLHDPGSLEGKKSFAPLNRYGEVSDVVRAVLYLEDSDFVTGEISYIDGGRTAGH
- a CDS encoding SDR family oxidoreductase gives rise to the protein MRKTILITGASNGFGNDAAKALAAAGHHVFATMRDVNTRHRVPAEALRAKGIETLELDVTNNASVDAAFAALFQKTGGTLDVLVNNAGLFSQGVSETYTPEQVRDLFEVNVFGIQRVTRAALPAMRKTKSGLIVNVGSILGRVTIPFMGLYGASKHAVEALTDSYRYELSQLGVDVVLVQPSAYQTNLYAAIQKPADGGRAAGYGDVAALPGRFAEFLHGVFSSADAPDPQDVTKALVVLIATPAGQRPDRVLVGAPYGADAANAALKPIQGQLVSGIGFDVLSTLKVG
- a CDS encoding isochorismatase family protein, whose translation is MFTFTHRNPEMRLDKKRTALVLADIQNEFLAETGSYYPMIADSLKAHKVLDHLEELMKCAQEHGYYVIHSPHYYYPTDRQWVAAGGAIADYLANLPAGFVGRKDPVDLDGFNGSGADYPERYKKYLMDGKTANTSPHKGLSCHSNDLIKQLRMRHVEQAIVAGPVGNLCLENHVRDLIEAGFEIAVVRDAIAGGRNEEGDAYQAAMVNYRFMCNAIWTTEETVNRMKAAT
- a CDS encoding isocitrate lyase/PEP mutase family protein, with amino-acid sequence MSQREKAAQFAALHVKGSPVVLYNAWDAGSAKAVAEAGAKAVATSSWAVAEAQGYRDGEHIPLELVERVVARIAGAIDVPVTADFEGGYSEDSDAVAENVSRLIDLGVVGINFEDRVVKGTGLYPGYRQVCRIEAIRGAAEKKGVGLFINARTDLFLGQTGDPARSIDEALKRARAYADAGASGFFVPGLRDEALIGRICDGVSLPVNVLVMDGVPPKERLAALGVARISYGHLPYVAAMSAVKEAALRALS
- a CDS encoding efflux RND transporter permease subunit — translated: MFARVFIDRPVLAWVISVVFVLLGAVAAGFLPVAEYPEIQPPTVRVTASYPGAGARIVADTVAAPIEQQVVGVEGMMYMSSQSNTDGSYTLDVTFEMGTDVNLAQVLVQNRVAIAQPTLPPVVQAIGVAVKKRSPDVLLGINLTSDDDPATGRPSYDSLYMSNYATIHLRDVVARAPGVGDVTILGQRDYSMRVWLDPDKLQSRDLTVTDVLRVLREQNVHVAAGQLGQPPIGAGQDFQYTLTALGRLTETEQFAQIVLKTGPSGEITYLRDVARVELGARNQDTVGRLDGKPSPAMIVFLLPGANALDTADGIKAKLRELEPRLPKGLHYAVIYDTTPFIRESVAEVFHTLRDAIVLVAIVILLFLQDWKALLLPVIDVTVSLVGTFVVMGLMGFTLNNLTLFGLVLAIGIVVDDAIVVLENIERWLEKGLPVREATIRAMQEITGPIVAITLVLSSVLLPSAFLGGITGQFFRQFALVISVTMLISAINAMTLTPARAAWIFGGRKPGAHGDQEKEALPWWSFALLGGFVTVWLVEPVLGPKLGLPAGGPTGDAPVGLAGAAREWGASLACFLPGAVAGGVVGRLVIRPVNAVLGRGFRAFNRAFEWANQVYGTGVGWCLRLSAIVLLVYVGLLALTGVGFARAPGGFIPVQDRGYLVVNVQLPDAASLERTVEATASVEKVCLETPGVAHTFAVPGTSLILNANGPNYANMFVILEPFAARRDEARSAEAIIGRLRARLRQEVPEARVLVFAPPAVRGLGNAGGFKLMVEATGDVDYEALQARADGLAARANREPDLVGVFNGFRARTPQLHMDIDREKAKAMGVTLSDVFDTLQGYLGSYYVNDFNRFGRTWQVNIQADMPFRADADAVRQLKVRNADGDMVPLGAVAVFRDAVGPTTVTRYNTFTAAPVTGSWQPGASTSDVLRKMDGLAAEELPASMFAEWTEVNYLQKQAARADRFRDLRQNPLSAFVLGAVLVFFVLAGLYESWSLPLAVVLVVPMCVLSALAGVFLAHLAVDIFVQVAFVVLVGLACKNAILIVEFARDREHEGATRFDAAVEAAKVRLRPILMTSFAFVLGVFPLVIAHGAGAEMRRTLGTAVFAGMLGVTFFGLVLTPVFYSVVRRLAERGASPGGQT